The Mucilaginibacter sp. PAMB04168 genome contains the following window.
ATATTCGTCAAGGCTGAAAAGCTTAAACGGCTCGCGTTTATACTTTACCCCCATAACCGAACCTTCAACAATGTGCAGATGATGGAACTTTACGAATTTGATTTGCGGAAAACGATTTATCTCGTCGGCATAGCGCAGCATCATCTCCCGGGTTTCCCACGGAAAACCAAAAATAGTATGCACACAAATATCGAGTTTGCTGTTTTCCACCAGCTTAAGCGCTTTAATCAGGTCATCGTGCGTACAGCCGCGGTTAATCTGGTTGAGGGTGTCATTATAAATGGATTCCATACCCATTTCTAAGTCAACGTCAAAGCGGTCGGTATAGCTTTCCAGCAACGCAATCTTCTCAGCATCAATACAATCCGGACGGGTACCGACTGATAGCCCTACAATATTCTCGGTATCTATGCTCAAAGCCTCATCATACAGCATTTTGAGGTAATGCGCCGGGGCATAAGTATTGGTATTAGGCTGAAAATAGATAATAAATTTATCGGCCTTATTGCCTTTTCGAGCACGTTCCATGCCCTGTATTACCTGCTCACGCAGGGAGGGTGCCTGGCGTGATACTGATGGTGTAAATGAATCGACGTTACAGTAAGTACAGCCGCCATAGCCTTTAGAGCCGTCACGGTTAGGACAGGTAAACCCACCATCAACAATTACCTTAAACACACGCTGCCCCTCGTACTTTTTACGCAGCCAGGCGCCGTAGTTATTGTAGCCTTTAAATCCCTGTTTAACTGTATCTTCTGTCAATTGCATCGGACCGCAAAGATACAAAATAATAAAAGCTTAAAAACCCACTATTTTCAGCCGAAAGTAATGATACCGGCGGTTTGAATAACTAATGGACAAAAATCTCAACATCACGCGAGTAAATTAATACTCAGATTGAGCACATATTTTCACATGCGCTTCATATTGGCTAAACCATGTTATGCATTGATAGCTTGCAGATTAATAGCTATTCTAAACTTCTTCCCTCCTTGTTAGTGAAGAAGTAGGTAAGCCCTACCCCCGTCTCTTCTCTACCCGATCATAGAAGCCTCCGAAAGAGTTTATCTTTACGTTATCTTCATTGAAGAAATCGCCGGGGAAACCCAAACTTATTTTACTGGCCTCATCAAGACGGGATTTGTGTTGCTCAGTTAATACCACTTCGGCCGCCTGCAAATTTTGCATCAGTTGATCAAGCTTTGTAGCACCCACGATAGGTATACATGAAAAATCCTGCTGCATCATCCAAGCCAGCGCCACATGTGCGGGGTGGGTTCCCAACTCGTCAGCAATAGCCATCACTTCGCGGGTTATGCGTTCGCTATTGGCATCGCGCCGGTTGCTTTCAGGCTTTACACGACCGTTTTCGCCACGTAAGTATTTACCGGTTAATGCTCCGCCTGCCAGTGGAGCCCAGGGCGTCACCGTCATGCCGAAGTGTTTGGCCATGGGTATCAGTTCACGTTCGGGGGTACGCTGTATAAGGCTATACTCCACCTGCAGCGCAATAAACTGGCTCCAGCCCATCAGTTCGGCCAGCGTATTACCCTTAGCTACTACCCAGGCGGGTGTATCGCTTATGGCCGCATAGTTTACCTTACCTTGCCGTATCAGGTCATCCAGGCCCCGCAGTACTTCATCAATGGGTGTAATATGGTCCCAAATATGCAGGTATAGCACATCAATAAAATCAGTTTGTAAACGTTTAAGGCTTTCCTCTACACTGCGCATCATATTTTTCCGGTTATTACCCGATGCGTTCGGATTTGTAGTATTATCCTTAAGTGTATACTTCGTAGCTACAACAAACTGATCGCGGTCATGGTTAGTCAGGTATTCACCTATAATCTTTTCGCTGGTACCCAGCTTGTACACGTTAGCTGTATCTAAGAAATTACCTCCAGCTTCGGCATAGGCATCTAAAATTTCAAAGCTACCTTGCTTATCGGCGCCCCAGCCCCCCTCGGTACCAAAGCCCATGGTACCTAAACATAATTCGGATACTTTAAGGCCCGAGCGGCCAAGTAATTTATATTTCATAAGAATAATGCTCCTGTTGGAAAGCGCTAAAACAAAATTAGTAAATGACGATTATGTTTAAACCAACCATATGCAGCTTAGTTTGACGCCGAAACAATTTAGGCAGCCTGCTTGTAATTTGTTAACACTAATTTGCCCTAACCCCATGAAGATTATACATACTAAAGGCCCTGTAAACGCTGAGGAACTTAAGGACTTTTTGCAACAGGAACTTGGCCCGCTGTTTAAAAAGCAGCGCCATGCCGATATTGATTTTGTTTTTATCTTAACCGGCAACGGCGTCCAAATAGCACAGCCAGATCTTTACGAAGATTTCTTGTTTAAGATTGAGATTGTGAATGATCAGGAACTGCATGTAACCAAATCTGAACATTATACAGATGATGTAAATGTATTGACCCTGGAAGATATTTTAAATAACCTGTTCATGGATTACCCCGGCCGGGACAACATTGATATGATTGAGGAACGGTCATAGGTATTTCAGGAAGGGGAATTAGCCAAAAAAAATGTCATCCCGGGCGAATGCGCGAAATGACATTTTTCTTAAGTATATGCTACTAAAACCCTTTGCAAAGGGCTTTCATTAATTACCCGTGTATCCAGCTAAACTTGTACTCGAGCATAGGGTTCTTCATACGCTCAGCCACGCGCATTAAGCGGTCTGGCAATTTAACTATATAGTCACGCGCTTTTTCACCGGCTTCATTTAATTCGGTCATACCCTCAATCTGCCATTCATCAATCAGCGTTTTCAGAATGTCAACGTAATCAACAGCAGTGTATACGCTCAGGCGCTGTGCTGCGTCGGTAAAGTGACCAAAGGTTTGGCCTATCTTTAAACCCACTTCGCGAAGAAAATGCGCAGGCATTACAATCTTTTTGCGCATCATATCTTCAAACGCCAGCATAGCCTCGTTAGCATCCACTTCAAATATTTTACTCATGAAGTGTTTGTAGGCTTTTGCGTGCCGGGCCTCGTCAGATGCAATAACACCACACATTTTTGACAGGAGCGCGTCGCCATCTCTTTTAGCTAATGAAGCCACCCGACGGTGAGATACGTTGGTAGCCATTTCCTGAAAAGATGTATATATAAAATTTCGGTATGGATCGGTACCGGTGCCAATATCAAAGCCATCGGCAATTAAATACTGGGTTGATACTTCCATTGCACGCATATTAACACGGCCTGAAAGGTAAAGATATTTATTCAGCAGATCGCCGTGACGGTTTTCTTCAGCAGTCCAGTGCCTTGTCCAAGTCATCCAGCCGCTGTGCTCGCCTTTGTCCACACCTTCAACCATGCTTAACCACGATTCATAGGTAGGCAGGGCCTCTTCGGTAATTGTATCACCAATAAGAACGGCCACCAGGTCATAAGATAATCCCTGTGCGCTTTCCTGTAACTCTTTAATTTCAGTAAAAAAGGTGTCTCTTGTTGAATCCGGTAATAAATCGGACGGCTGCCAGATCTGATCGATGGGCTTCAAAAATTCATGCATTTTTTCGAGCATGTATTTTTCAATATGCTTCATCACTTCTCGCCGCTGCTCTTCAAAAAATTTCATAATCGTAGTTAGTAAGCAAAGTTACTCAAATAAAACCGGTTAATATAATTTACTTTAAACGTGTGATGCCTATAGCTTGTTTCATACAGTCGGGCAAAGTGGCCAGCGATGGCTTTCCTTTAAAAATAGAAAAATTACCATCATAATCCCACAGCATGCCCGGCATCTGCAGCTGCTTAAGCGAAGTTCTCACTGCTTTTATATACCTGCAACGGCTATCTAAATCGGCGTACTTGTTATAAACGCCATACTCACTGCATAATACAGGAACGTAATATTTAGCCGACCAGTTTTTTACAATTTGCAACTTGTCTTTAACCGACTGCTCATTACCATCATTTTTGTACTGATTGTAATTGGTTTCCCCCCAGGTATTTTTTGCTTTCGGGTTAAGTGCTGGAAATTTTTCTACGTTATAGGGAAAAGGAACCCCAGTTGTAGACACTTGGTCGCCTACCCATGCCGCTCCCTGGTGGGTAAAGAAAAAAGGTTCGTAAAAATGATAAATGTAAATAATGTTCTCATCGGCCAGGCGTACAAAGCGGCTCAGCTCGTAAATACTGTTATAATTTGAGGCACCCACCAGTAGCGTTCGCTTTTTATCGACCTTGCGTATACTGCTTACCATATTAAAAGCTGCATCTTTCCAGCGCTGCGGATCCATGGGTGGTGGTTCGTTATATAGTTCAAAAAACAATCTATCCGCAGGCACCTTAGCATAGCGTCTGGCTAACAACTGCCAGGTCTTAATGGCCTTTTGCGTTGCTGTGGTGTAATTTGTATCGCTTATTGTACCATAGTGATAGTCGATAACCAGCTTCAAATTGTTCTTACTGCAGTAGCGCCATACCTCGTCAATACGCTTCAGCACATTAACTATAGGTATATTTTTAGCCTGATAATACTCGAACGCCACAGGCAATCTTACACTGCGAAAACCCAACTGCCTGAGCAATTTGAAATCAGCCGGCCCAACTCTGTTTTGTTGAATGGCCTTATCATCCCAGGTTTGCTCCAGCCATGATATGCTGATACCATTGTCGAGACTGGCGGCTCTTTTAAATGCAACGGCCCTGTCTTGTGCCAAGGTTGGTGTGCTTTTTGCAATCAGCACACAAACTATTACCACTGCCTTTCGTAAAAGTTTAAAATTGGGTACTTTTAAGCCAGTAATTTTGCGGTTATCGGTTTCTAACATCCAGTTGCTTATTTTATAGAAGGCGGTTTTTAACTCCTGATTAACTATTGCTAATACCCATAAATGATTGCCCAAATCAATAAAGAAGAGTTTGCGAAAGAAACCCGTAAAAAAGCGTGGTTCCTCACCAATAATATCATTTGGACCATAATATTCTTATATCCATTACTTGGTATTATTGATTTTATTTACTTCCCTAATTCGTGGTTTTCTATCCTTGTTACCCGTATTATCGTAGTAATAGCCATTTATGGTCTATATAACTATTTTCAGAGTAAAAAGTTGGACCACCGCCTGCTTCTTCACATTAGTTTCTTCTTGTTATCAGCATCTACAGCGGTGCTATGTTGCGTGGTAGATATCAATCACCTTACCATTTACTTCCTGATGTACTCGGTAATCATCCTGTTTCTTAACCTGCAGGTGTTTTGGGAGCCGGTAAATTCATTAATTCAAGCCCTTGTAGCGATAGTACTGCTAGCTTTATTATACAACATTTTAAGCAATTATAGTTTAGACCTCTTTATAGGTAACGGGGGCCAGTACTTCTTTATTATAGCGCTCATATCATGCCTTATACCTACCGCACGGTTTAAAGTTATACAGCGCGAGGTGGCTTCTCAATTACTTATTGAGCAATCAAACGAGCAGCTTAAATCGCAAAACCGCGATATCATGGAGAAGAACAGCATAATTGATATACAATACGATAAGCTACGCCGGTTAGACGAGCAAAAAAACAGCTTTATAAATATTGCCGGCCACGATTTGAAAAACCTTATCGGCTCTATAGTAATGAGTAACAATATGATACGCGAAGAAGAGTACCGCCTGAGCGATGATCAGAAAGAATTCTCTCATTATATAGCCGAGTCGGCCGAAAAGATGCAGTATTTGCTCAAAACGCTGATGGATGTAAAGGAAATTGAGTCGACAGAGATTAAGTTTAACTTAGAAACTTTTGATGGCAACACCGTAGTACAACAGGTATTTAAAGGCCTGGTTGATACGGCCGGCATGAAAAACGTTCACCTGATTGATAACATACTAAAGCTCCCGCTAAATGTGCGGCTTGATAAGGTATTTACCAGCCAGGTATTTCAAAACCTGTTATCAAACGCTATCAAATTTTCGCAAACCAACAATAACATACGCGTGGTGACCAGCCTGCAGAGGCAAAAATTTGTGTTTGAGATTATAGATGAAGGCATTGCCATAGGCCAGCAGGAATTAGATATAATGTTTAACCGCCTCAAAACGCTAAACGATGCATCGGGCTCGGCTGCAGAGAGCCGCCTGGGCCTGGGTTTATCTATTGCCAAGCTAATGACCATTGAAATGGGTGGCGAGCTTATATACCGGAGCGATGATAACGGTAATTATTTCAGAGTAGAATTTTTTGCCATTTAACTTAACTTAAGAACAATAACCTGCACTTAATATGAATAAATTTTTGACCCTATTAGTTTTACTAACAACCCTGTTTGCAAAGGTCACGGTTGGGCAAACCAACATATCTTTTAAAACTTTTGGCCATGATGATGAGGTAATTTATGGCATGAGCGGTGTAAGCTCATTCTATTTCCGTATGGACCCATTGGTTGAAATGAACAACAGTAAACTGGTGTTGTATTTTGAGCCGTCGCAAGCGTTGATTAAAGACCTTTCTTACATCAACATTATCATCGCAGATAAACCGGTGTTTAGCGGTCGTATGACCCGCGACTCGGTGCAGCGTTTAGTTATTCCTTTAAATCGCAGCTACCTGACCGATAAAGGTCAGTTCCTGAAAGTACAGGTAAAAACATTGCTTACCATTACTGATAACAAGTGTAAGGATCTTGACAACCCCGCTATGTGGATCAAGGTAAAAAGCTACTCTTTCTTGTCATTAACAAAAAGCACTAATCCTAACGTTGCTAACCATGTAAACATTAGCAATTCATTCGAGTCCAAAACGGCCATAGTTTATCCAAGCAACCCTAACTTAGCTGATTTAAAAGCTGTTGCCTGGGCATACAATAAAATAAAAAGATCACTGGCGGTAAGCGACCTGCGCGTGTATTCTGCAGACAAAATTCCTGATAGTATCAAAAACTACGTAATGGTTGGTACAATAGATAATTTGCCTGCCGATAAGCGTAATTTAATATCGGTTACTCCACAAGGCGGCCAGGGCTTAATATACCTCTATAAAGGCAGCAATAACGATTCAACAGCTAACCGCTACCGTTATATTTCGTCCATATCAGCAGCACGCCAGGCCTTCTCTACTAACGAGATCCTCTTTATTACCGGCGCTGATGAGGGCGGTTATGAAAAAGCAATTACAGCCCTGGGTAACTACAATATTTTAAACTCAGCCTTTGGTAATTACTTAGTAATTAACAATGCCGACAATGATAAAGCCAAGAACCTGAATCAGCAACGTACTAAGCTTACCTTTAGGGATGTTGGTGGTGTTTCCAACTTCATGTCGGGTATTGGTTCGTTAAGAAGCGTTTATAACTTTAAAAACAGCGACTTTAGCTTTACACCTAAAGAAGTAGAAATCCGATTTGTGGGTACCTACAGTGGCATGAGTGCTAACGACCGTGGTTTCTTTAACATATATCTCAATGGCATGCTCATCAGTAGCGAAAAGTTAAACGAATCGGGTAAGTTAAACAGTTCGGTTA
Protein-coding sequences here:
- a CDS encoding TIGR01212 family radical SAM protein (This family includes YhcC from E. coli K-12, an uncharacterized radical SAM protein.); this encodes MQLTEDTVKQGFKGYNNYGAWLRKKYEGQRVFKVIVDGGFTCPNRDGSKGYGGCTYCNVDSFTPSVSRQAPSLREQVIQGMERARKGNKADKFIIYFQPNTNTYAPAHYLKMLYDEALSIDTENIVGLSVGTRPDCIDAEKIALLESYTDRFDVDLEMGMESIYNDTLNQINRGCTHDDLIKALKLVENSKLDICVHTIFGFPWETREMMLRYADEINRFPQIKFVKFHHLHIVEGSVMGVKYKREPFKLFSLDEYADFLCDLLPLVRPDVVVQRLFGLSDRELLIAPNWQLKKSEIQYYIDQKIESRGIIQGSALL
- a CDS encoding aldo/keto reductase, coding for MKYKLLGRSGLKVSELCLGTMGFGTEGGWGADKQGSFEILDAYAEAGGNFLDTANVYKLGTSEKIIGEYLTNHDRDQFVVATKYTLKDNTTNPNASGNNRKNMMRSVEESLKRLQTDFIDVLYLHIWDHITPIDEVLRGLDDLIRQGKVNYAAISDTPAWVVAKGNTLAELMGWSQFIALQVEYSLIQRTPERELIPMAKHFGMTVTPWAPLAGGALTGKYLRGENGRVKPESNRRDANSERITREVMAIADELGTHPAHVALAWMMQQDFSCIPIVGATKLDQLMQNLQAAEVVLTEQHKSRLDEASKISLGFPGDFFNEDNVKINSFGGFYDRVEKRRG
- a CDS encoding acyl-ACP desaturase, which produces MKFFEEQRREVMKHIEKYMLEKMHEFLKPIDQIWQPSDLLPDSTRDTFFTEIKELQESAQGLSYDLVAVLIGDTITEEALPTYESWLSMVEGVDKGEHSGWMTWTRHWTAEENRHGDLLNKYLYLSGRVNMRAMEVSTQYLIADGFDIGTGTDPYRNFIYTSFQEMATNVSHRRVASLAKRDGDALLSKMCGVIASDEARHAKAYKHFMSKIFEVDANEAMLAFEDMMRKKIVMPAHFLREVGLKIGQTFGHFTDAAQRLSVYTAVDYVDILKTLIDEWQIEGMTELNEAGEKARDYIVKLPDRLMRVAERMKNPMLEYKFSWIHG
- a CDS encoding cellulase family glycosylhydrolase, whose translation is MLETDNRKITGLKVPNFKLLRKAVVIVCVLIAKSTPTLAQDRAVAFKRAASLDNGISISWLEQTWDDKAIQQNRVGPADFKLLRQLGFRSVRLPVAFEYYQAKNIPIVNVLKRIDEVWRYCSKNNLKLVIDYHYGTISDTNYTTATQKAIKTWQLLARRYAKVPADRLFFELYNEPPPMDPQRWKDAAFNMVSSIRKVDKKRTLLVGASNYNSIYELSRFVRLADENIIYIYHFYEPFFFTHQGAAWVGDQVSTTGVPFPYNVEKFPALNPKAKNTWGETNYNQYKNDGNEQSVKDKLQIVKNWSAKYYVPVLCSEYGVYNKYADLDSRCRYIKAVRTSLKQLQMPGMLWDYDGNFSIFKGKPSLATLPDCMKQAIGITRLK
- a CDS encoding HAMP domain-containing sensor histidine kinase — its product is MIAQINKEEFAKETRKKAWFLTNNIIWTIIFLYPLLGIIDFIYFPNSWFSILVTRIIVVIAIYGLYNYFQSKKLDHRLLLHISFFLLSASTAVLCCVVDINHLTIYFLMYSVIILFLNLQVFWEPVNSLIQALVAIVLLALLYNILSNYSLDLFIGNGGQYFFIIALISCLIPTARFKVIQREVASQLLIEQSNEQLKSQNRDIMEKNSIIDIQYDKLRRLDEQKNSFINIAGHDLKNLIGSIVMSNNMIREEEYRLSDDQKEFSHYIAESAEKMQYLLKTLMDVKEIESTEIKFNLETFDGNTVVQQVFKGLVDTAGMKNVHLIDNILKLPLNVRLDKVFTSQVFQNLLSNAIKFSQTNNNIRVVTSLQRQKFVFEIIDEGIAIGQQELDIMFNRLKTLNDASGSAAESRLGLGLSIAKLMTIEMGGELIYRSDDNGNYFRVEFFAI
- a CDS encoding cellulose biosynthesis cyclic di-GMP-binding regulatory protein BcsB encodes the protein MNKFLTLLVLLTTLFAKVTVGQTNISFKTFGHDDEVIYGMSGVSSFYFRMDPLVEMNNSKLVLYFEPSQALIKDLSYINIIIADKPVFSGRMTRDSVQRLVIPLNRSYLTDKGQFLKVQVKTLLTITDNKCKDLDNPAMWIKVKSYSFLSLTKSTNPNVANHVNISNSFESKTAIVYPSNPNLADLKAVAWAYNKIKRSLAVSDLRVYSADKIPDSIKNYVMVGTIDNLPADKRNLISVTPQGGQGLIYLYKGSNNDSTANRYRYISSISAARQAFSTNEILFITGADEGGYEKAITALGNYNILNSAFGNYLVINNADNDKAKNLNQQRTKLTFRDVGGVSNFMSGIGSLRSVYNFKNSDFSFTPKEVEIRFVGTYSGMSANDRGFFNIYLNGMLISSEKLNESGKLNSSVIVNRYQHRKYNSLTAEFRFYPSTGNCQNSFLNFFGEIDVDKSYLESRNPFVNNTLSFYQYPEAFNEGETRIVVSKSYAKYAAGAVGEVVYELNNNLNSNNFPKFLYSDEVTDGDLKKYNVVALLSKDDGLMDKFPDAPIKFNHAFRLYSNEDNKMVYALSDSVSNGLAQIFYGRGSHNAILVMTATGQDLNGAFLSASKSITEQLSTLSSNVSVADVNGNKYLFNIDKTNDNIEYTDAKSGLARFWENYNLYVLLGVLVLILLAFLYVRSKVQKSQDILGEQ